A part of Oncorhynchus masou masou isolate Uvic2021 chromosome 30, UVic_Omas_1.1, whole genome shotgun sequence genomic DNA contains:
- the LOC135522222 gene encoding uncharacterized protein LOC135522222 isoform X2, translated as MFNPFLPVPEDPESPLMQSKRITSTMKDVIILSLLGILGMGRCSEDELVNVALRGKAAQSSTSYGGTAKRAIDGIWNPTYEYHSCSHTLGETSPWWRVDLLETYQVTSVTITNRDTFAERINGAEIRIGNSLENNGNSNPRCALISSIPAGGSTTFQCHGMQGQYVNVFLRGYMQYLTLCEVEVNAHPAPIEMGPTQASELNLIVPVTDNVALKKTTRQSSQYSYMGGSNNAVDGRRLSMYKDKSCSRTKSQVNPWWRVDLQRAYNVTSITVTNIEDVDPEMIDGAEIHIGNSLQNNGNSNPLCAVISSYPAWEVMTFQCSGIEGRYVNVFLPGCNKHLSLCEVEVNVGSRPGEEQTLYDMNEHLSSDRKVQDMKRGQAILCPDHKTRYENAATGGIASQSSQWDMFGDANNAIDLSWTNRYLEGSCSHTKAEVDPWWRVDLSKTHNVTYVTITNRGDCCSDRISGAEIHVGDSLFNNGNSNPLCARIPYIPAGQSRTFPCGGISGRYVNILLPGKEKYLTLCEVEVQASTFQAGLPSTAPETAVTAPNLAWLWDLLISLGRPAIRKENLVSGGIEVHSSQYVSHGAASNATDRKRNPLYHVGSCSHTEAETNPWWRVDLLDTYQVTFVTITNRGDCCLHKINGAEIRIGNSLENNGTTNPLCAVISEMREGQPMDIPCNMEGHYVTIVLPGREKYLALCEVEVYGGK; from the exons ATGTTCAATCCATTTCTGCCCGTCCCTGAGGACCCAGAGTCCCCTCTAATGCAGAGCAAACGCATTACTTCCACG ATGAAAGACGTAATTATACTCTCCCTGCTGGGGATTCTGGGAATGGGAAGGTGCTCTGAAGATGAATTAG TGAATGTTGCTCTGAGGGGCAAAGCAGCCCAATCCTCCACATCCTATGGAGGCACTGCAAAAAGAGCCATTGATGGAATATGGAACCCAACTTACGAATATCACTCCTGCAGCCACACTTTGGGAGAGACCAGCCCCTGGTGGAGGGTGGACCTGCTGGAGACATACCAAGTCACCTCCGTCACCATCACCAACAGAGATACTTTTGCAGAGAGGATCAACGGGGCTGAGATCCGCATTGGAAATTCCCTGGAGAACAATGGCAACAGTAACCCCAG GTGTGCGTTGATATCTTCCATCCCCGCAGGGGGCTCCACCACATTTCAATGCCACGGGATGCAGGGGCAATACGTCAATGTGTTCCTCAGAGGATACATGCAATATCTGACCCTGTGTGAAGTGGAGGTGAATGCTCATCCTGCTCCTATTG AAATGGGACCAACTCAAGCTTCAGAACTCAACTTAATTGTTCCTGTTACAG ACAATGTTGCCTTAAAGAAGACGACTCGCCAATCCTCCCAGTACTCCTACATGGGGGGCTCTAACAATGCCGTGGATGGAAGACGCCTCTCCATGTACAAAGACAAATCATGCAGCCGCACCAAGTCCCAAGTCAACCCATGGTGGAGGGTGGACTTGCAGCGAGCTTACAATGTCACCTCCATCACAGTCACAAACATTGAAGACGTTGATCCAGAGATGATCGATGGTGCTGAAATCCACATTGGAAACTCGCTGCAGAATAATGGCAACAGCAATCCATT GTGCGCTGTGATCTCCTCATATCCCGCGTGGGAGGTCATGACCTTTCAGTGCAGTGGGATCGAGGGTCGCTATGTGAACGTTTTCTTGCCGGGCTGCAATAAACACCTGTCACTGTGTGAGGTGGAGGTGAATGTGGGCAGCCGTCCTGGTGAGGAGCAGACATTATATG ATATGAATGAACATCTTTCCTCTG ACAGGAAGGTGCAAGATATGAAGAGAGGGCAAGCCATTCTATGCCCAGACCATAAGACTCGATATG AGAATGCAGCCACTGGTGGGATAGCCAGTCAGTCGTCACAGTGGGACATGTTTGGAGATGCCAACAATGCCATTGACCTGAGCTGGACCAACCGGTATCTGGAGGGGTCCTGCAGCCACACGAAAGCCGAGGTCGACCCCTGGTGGCGGGTGGACCTGAGCAAGACCCACAATGTCACCTACGTCACCATTACCAACAGAGGGGACTGCTGCTCAGACAGGATCAGTGGAGCAGAGATCCACGTTGGGGACTCACTGTTCAACAACGGCAATAGCAACCCACT GTGTGCCAGGATTCCATACATCCCTGCTGGGCAAAGCAGGACATTTCCGTGCGGTGGGATATCGGGGCGCTATGTCAACATTCTCCTCCCAGGAAAAGAGAAGTACTTGACTTTGTGTGAGGTGGAAGTGCAAGCAAGCACCTTTCAGGCAG GCCTGCCTTCAACTGCCCCCGAGACAGCTGTTACAGCTCCAAACCTGGCCTGGTTGTGGGATCTTCTGATATCCCTCGGAAGGCCGGCTATTCGGAAAG AGAATCTAGTCTCCGGTGGAATAGAGGTCCATTCCTCCCAGTATGTCAGCCACGGTGCTGCCAGCAATGCCACCGACAGGAAGCGTAACCCACTGTACCATGTTGGCTCCTGCAGCCACACGGAGGCAGAAACCAACCCCTGGTGGAGAGTGGACCTTTTGGACACATACCAAGTCACCTTTGTCACCATCACCAACAGAGGGGACTGCTGTCTCCACAAGATCAACGGGGCTGAGATCCGCATTGGAAACTCCCTGGAGAACAACGGCACGACCAATCCACT GTGTGCTGTGATCTCCGAGATGAGAGAAGGGCAGCCAATGGATATTCCATGTAACATGGAGGGACACTATGTCACTATCGTTCTCCCAGGCAGAGAGAAGTACCTGGCACTGTGCGAGGTAGAGGTGTATGGGGGAAAGTGA
- the LOC135522222 gene encoding uncharacterized protein LOC135522222 isoform X3 — protein sequence MFNPFLPVPEDPESPLMQSKRITSTMKDVIILSLLGILGMGRCSEDELVNVALRGKAAQSSTSYGGTAKRAIDGIWNPTYEYHSCSHTLGETSPWWRVDLLETYQVTSVTITNRDTFAERINGAEIRIGNSLENNGNSNPRCALISSIPAGGSTTFQCHGMQGQYVNVFLRGYMQYLTLCEVEVNAHPAPIEEMGPTQASELNLIVPVTDNVALKKTTRQSSQYSYMGGSNNAVDGRRLSMYKDKSCSRTKSQVNPWWRVDLQRAYNVTSITVTNIEDVDPEMIDGAEIHIGNSLQNNGNSNPLCAVISSYPAWEVMTFQCSGIEGRYVNVFLPGCNKHLSLCEVEVNVGSRPDMNEHLSSDRKVQDMKRGQAILCPDHKTRYENAATGGIASQSSQWDMFGDANNAIDLSWTNRYLEGSCSHTKAEVDPWWRVDLSKTHNVTYVTITNRGDCCSDRISGAEIHVGDSLFNNGNSNPLCARIPYIPAGQSRTFPCGGISGRYVNILLPGKEKYLTLCEVEVQASTFQAGLPSTAPETAVTAPNLAWLWDLLISLGRPAIRKENLVSGGIEVHSSQYVSHGAASNATDRKRNPLYHVGSCSHTEAETNPWWRVDLLDTYQVTFVTITNRGDCCLHKINGAEIRIGNSLENNGTTNPLCAVISEMREGQPMDIPCNMEGHYVTIVLPGREKYLALCEVEVYGGK from the exons ATGTTCAATCCATTTCTGCCCGTCCCTGAGGACCCAGAGTCCCCTCTAATGCAGAGCAAACGCATTACTTCCACG ATGAAAGACGTAATTATACTCTCCCTGCTGGGGATTCTGGGAATGGGAAGGTGCTCTGAAGATGAATTAG TGAATGTTGCTCTGAGGGGCAAAGCAGCCCAATCCTCCACATCCTATGGAGGCACTGCAAAAAGAGCCATTGATGGAATATGGAACCCAACTTACGAATATCACTCCTGCAGCCACACTTTGGGAGAGACCAGCCCCTGGTGGAGGGTGGACCTGCTGGAGACATACCAAGTCACCTCCGTCACCATCACCAACAGAGATACTTTTGCAGAGAGGATCAACGGGGCTGAGATCCGCATTGGAAATTCCCTGGAGAACAATGGCAACAGTAACCCCAG GTGTGCGTTGATATCTTCCATCCCCGCAGGGGGCTCCACCACATTTCAATGCCACGGGATGCAGGGGCAATACGTCAATGTGTTCCTCAGAGGATACATGCAATATCTGACCCTGTGTGAAGTGGAGGTGAATGCTCATCCTGCTCCTATTG AAGAAATGGGACCAACTCAAGCTTCAGAACTCAACTTAATTGTTCCTGTTACAG ACAATGTTGCCTTAAAGAAGACGACTCGCCAATCCTCCCAGTACTCCTACATGGGGGGCTCTAACAATGCCGTGGATGGAAGACGCCTCTCCATGTACAAAGACAAATCATGCAGCCGCACCAAGTCCCAAGTCAACCCATGGTGGAGGGTGGACTTGCAGCGAGCTTACAATGTCACCTCCATCACAGTCACAAACATTGAAGACGTTGATCCAGAGATGATCGATGGTGCTGAAATCCACATTGGAAACTCGCTGCAGAATAATGGCAACAGCAATCCATT GTGCGCTGTGATCTCCTCATATCCCGCGTGGGAGGTCATGACCTTTCAGTGCAGTGGGATCGAGGGTCGCTATGTGAACGTTTTCTTGCCGGGCTGCAATAAACACCTGTCACTGTGTGAGGTGGAGGTGAATGTGGGCAGCCGTCCTG ATATGAATGAACATCTTTCCTCTG ACAGGAAGGTGCAAGATATGAAGAGAGGGCAAGCCATTCTATGCCCAGACCATAAGACTCGATATG AGAATGCAGCCACTGGTGGGATAGCCAGTCAGTCGTCACAGTGGGACATGTTTGGAGATGCCAACAATGCCATTGACCTGAGCTGGACCAACCGGTATCTGGAGGGGTCCTGCAGCCACACGAAAGCCGAGGTCGACCCCTGGTGGCGGGTGGACCTGAGCAAGACCCACAATGTCACCTACGTCACCATTACCAACAGAGGGGACTGCTGCTCAGACAGGATCAGTGGAGCAGAGATCCACGTTGGGGACTCACTGTTCAACAACGGCAATAGCAACCCACT GTGTGCCAGGATTCCATACATCCCTGCTGGGCAAAGCAGGACATTTCCGTGCGGTGGGATATCGGGGCGCTATGTCAACATTCTCCTCCCAGGAAAAGAGAAGTACTTGACTTTGTGTGAGGTGGAAGTGCAAGCAAGCACCTTTCAGGCAG GCCTGCCTTCAACTGCCCCCGAGACAGCTGTTACAGCTCCAAACCTGGCCTGGTTGTGGGATCTTCTGATATCCCTCGGAAGGCCGGCTATTCGGAAAG AGAATCTAGTCTCCGGTGGAATAGAGGTCCATTCCTCCCAGTATGTCAGCCACGGTGCTGCCAGCAATGCCACCGACAGGAAGCGTAACCCACTGTACCATGTTGGCTCCTGCAGCCACACGGAGGCAGAAACCAACCCCTGGTGGAGAGTGGACCTTTTGGACACATACCAAGTCACCTTTGTCACCATCACCAACAGAGGGGACTGCTGTCTCCACAAGATCAACGGGGCTGAGATCCGCATTGGAAACTCCCTGGAGAACAACGGCACGACCAATCCACT GTGTGCTGTGATCTCCGAGATGAGAGAAGGGCAGCCAATGGATATTCCATGTAACATGGAGGGACACTATGTCACTATCGTTCTCCCAGGCAGAGAGAAGTACCTGGCACTGTGCGAGGTAGAGGTGTATGGGGGAAAGTGA
- the LOC135522222 gene encoding uncharacterized protein LOC135522222 isoform X4, with protein sequence MKDVIILSLLGILGMGRCSEDELVNVALRGKAAQSSTSYGGTAKRAIDGIWNPTYEYHSCSHTLGETSPWWRVDLLETYQVTSVTITNRDTFAERINGAEIRIGNSLENNGNSNPRCALISSIPAGGSTTFQCHGMQGQYVNVFLRGYMQYLTLCEVEVNAHPAPIEEMGPTQASELNLIVPVTDNVALKKTTRQSSQYSYMGGSNNAVDGRRLSMYKDKSCSRTKSQVNPWWRVDLQRAYNVTSITVTNIEDVDPEMIDGAEIHIGNSLQNNGNSNPLCAVISSYPAWEVMTFQCSGIEGRYVNVFLPGCNKHLSLCEVEVNVGSRPGEEQTLYDMNEHLSSDRKVQDMKRGQAILCPDHKTRYENAATGGIASQSSQWDMFGDANNAIDLSWTNRYLEGSCSHTKAEVDPWWRVDLSKTHNVTYVTITNRGDCCSDRISGAEIHVGDSLFNNGNSNPLCARIPYIPAGQSRTFPCGGISGRYVNILLPGKEKYLTLCEVEVQASTFQAGLPSTAPETAVTAPNLAWLWDLLISLGRPAIRKENLVSGGIEVHSSQYVSHGAASNATDRKRNPLYHVGSCSHTEAETNPWWRVDLLDTYQVTFVTITNRGDCCLHKINGAEIRIGNSLENNGTTNPLCAVISEMREGQPMDIPCNMEGHYVTIVLPGREKYLALCEVEVYGGK encoded by the exons ATGAAAGACGTAATTATACTCTCCCTGCTGGGGATTCTGGGAATGGGAAGGTGCTCTGAAGATGAATTAG TGAATGTTGCTCTGAGGGGCAAAGCAGCCCAATCCTCCACATCCTATGGAGGCACTGCAAAAAGAGCCATTGATGGAATATGGAACCCAACTTACGAATATCACTCCTGCAGCCACACTTTGGGAGAGACCAGCCCCTGGTGGAGGGTGGACCTGCTGGAGACATACCAAGTCACCTCCGTCACCATCACCAACAGAGATACTTTTGCAGAGAGGATCAACGGGGCTGAGATCCGCATTGGAAATTCCCTGGAGAACAATGGCAACAGTAACCCCAG GTGTGCGTTGATATCTTCCATCCCCGCAGGGGGCTCCACCACATTTCAATGCCACGGGATGCAGGGGCAATACGTCAATGTGTTCCTCAGAGGATACATGCAATATCTGACCCTGTGTGAAGTGGAGGTGAATGCTCATCCTGCTCCTATTG AAGAAATGGGACCAACTCAAGCTTCAGAACTCAACTTAATTGTTCCTGTTACAG ACAATGTTGCCTTAAAGAAGACGACTCGCCAATCCTCCCAGTACTCCTACATGGGGGGCTCTAACAATGCCGTGGATGGAAGACGCCTCTCCATGTACAAAGACAAATCATGCAGCCGCACCAAGTCCCAAGTCAACCCATGGTGGAGGGTGGACTTGCAGCGAGCTTACAATGTCACCTCCATCACAGTCACAAACATTGAAGACGTTGATCCAGAGATGATCGATGGTGCTGAAATCCACATTGGAAACTCGCTGCAGAATAATGGCAACAGCAATCCATT GTGCGCTGTGATCTCCTCATATCCCGCGTGGGAGGTCATGACCTTTCAGTGCAGTGGGATCGAGGGTCGCTATGTGAACGTTTTCTTGCCGGGCTGCAATAAACACCTGTCACTGTGTGAGGTGGAGGTGAATGTGGGCAGCCGTCCTGGTGAGGAGCAGACATTATATG ATATGAATGAACATCTTTCCTCTG ACAGGAAGGTGCAAGATATGAAGAGAGGGCAAGCCATTCTATGCCCAGACCATAAGACTCGATATG AGAATGCAGCCACTGGTGGGATAGCCAGTCAGTCGTCACAGTGGGACATGTTTGGAGATGCCAACAATGCCATTGACCTGAGCTGGACCAACCGGTATCTGGAGGGGTCCTGCAGCCACACGAAAGCCGAGGTCGACCCCTGGTGGCGGGTGGACCTGAGCAAGACCCACAATGTCACCTACGTCACCATTACCAACAGAGGGGACTGCTGCTCAGACAGGATCAGTGGAGCAGAGATCCACGTTGGGGACTCACTGTTCAACAACGGCAATAGCAACCCACT GTGTGCCAGGATTCCATACATCCCTGCTGGGCAAAGCAGGACATTTCCGTGCGGTGGGATATCGGGGCGCTATGTCAACATTCTCCTCCCAGGAAAAGAGAAGTACTTGACTTTGTGTGAGGTGGAAGTGCAAGCAAGCACCTTTCAGGCAG GCCTGCCTTCAACTGCCCCCGAGACAGCTGTTACAGCTCCAAACCTGGCCTGGTTGTGGGATCTTCTGATATCCCTCGGAAGGCCGGCTATTCGGAAAG AGAATCTAGTCTCCGGTGGAATAGAGGTCCATTCCTCCCAGTATGTCAGCCACGGTGCTGCCAGCAATGCCACCGACAGGAAGCGTAACCCACTGTACCATGTTGGCTCCTGCAGCCACACGGAGGCAGAAACCAACCCCTGGTGGAGAGTGGACCTTTTGGACACATACCAAGTCACCTTTGTCACCATCACCAACAGAGGGGACTGCTGTCTCCACAAGATCAACGGGGCTGAGATCCGCATTGGAAACTCCCTGGAGAACAACGGCACGACCAATCCACT GTGTGCTGTGATCTCCGAGATGAGAGAAGGGCAGCCAATGGATATTCCATGTAACATGGAGGGACACTATGTCACTATCGTTCTCCCAGGCAGAGAGAAGTACCTGGCACTGTGCGAGGTAGAGGTGTATGGGGGAAAGTGA
- the LOC135522221 gene encoding protein C-mannosyl-transferase DPY19L1-like produces MVVKTRKQNVKDQPPQPSVDDRDRSPFVSPGTGKSRRAGKGTPFNSLLHNKNGLFPGVSFIRSKLGLTPSAFVKLGITLVLAALAGYLHWYHLSRLFENDRHFSHLSGLEKEMAFRTEMGLYYSYFKTIIEAPTFLNGLYLVMNDRLTEYPLVINTLKRFNLYPEVVLASWYRIYTDIMEFFGLPTKMCWSINRGEGMAAVDGCEGMGDPAYFYVTFVFLLNGLMMSLFFIYGTYLSGSRLGGMVTVLCFFFNHGESTRVMWTPPLRESFSYPFLVLQMLLLTHILRTRNPSRKAMWALAISNLCFMLPWQFAQFVLLTQVASLFASYILGYISPTKMQSLLVTHMITLAVCFVLMFGNSMLLTSFYASSLVSIWGIIALRDKFAEAFKPGLITWVMLGLVCVVSTVILKFMLSAVFGASDDAHISSLIKSKFTSYKDFDTMMYTCAAEFDFMEIETPLRYIKTLLLPINMLVVAVIAGRTIQDVVRFLREGEKYSVKPDDDDEQPEMLAKGELVYHSLQLIAFVVLAMLIMRLKLFLTPHMCIMASLICSKQLFGWMGEKFKLQVMVFGILSIMAMQGAANLQAQWGIMGEFSNLPQEQLLDWIRDNTPPNSVFAGAMPTMASVKLSAGRPIVNHPHYEDAGLRERTKLVYAMYSRKSAEVVKRNLMQMEVDYFVLEDSWCTRRSRPGCSMPEIWDVEDPQNAGKVPLCTLMSRDSRPHFATVFHNNVYKVLKVPKATKELR; encoded by the exons ATGGTCGTAAAAACTAGAAAACAAAACGTGAAGGATCAACCTCCGCAGCCCAGCGTCGACGACAGAGACAGGAGTCCGTTTGTATCGCCTGGCACCGGGAAAAGTAGACGAGCAGGAAAGGGCACCCCTTTCAACAGCTTGCTTCATAATAAGAATGGACTATTTCCTGGGGTTTCATTCATCAGAAGTAAGCTTGGCCTTACTCCGTCAGCTTTTGTGAAACTCGGAATTACTCTAGTTCTTG CTGCTCTGGCTGGGTATCTACATTG GTACCATCTCTCACGCCTCTTTGAAAATGACAGGCACTTCTCACATCTGTCAGGGCTGGAAAAGGAAATGGCATTTCGGACAGAAATG GGCTTATACTACTCCTACTTCAAGACCATCATTGAGGCCCCAACCTTTCTCAACGGCCTTTATCTGGTCATGAACGATCGGCTTACAGAGTACCCACTGGTTATAAACACACTGAAGAGGTTCAATCTCTATCCAGAG GTGGTCCTGGCCAGCTGGTACAGAATCTACACAGATATAATGGAATTCTTTGGACTCCCCACCAAGATGTGTTGGTCCAtcaatagaggagagggtatggctGCAGTGGACGGCTGTGAAG gtatGGGTGACCCTGCATACTTCTACGTGACCTTTGTGTTCCTCCTCAATGGTCTGATGATGAGTCTGTTCTTCATCTACGGGACCTACCTCAG tGGCAGTCGGCTTGGGGGTATGGTCACGGTGCTGTGTTTCTTCTTCAACCATGGAGAG AGCACCCGGGTCATGTGGACTCCGCCCCTGAGGGAGAGCTTCTCCTATCCCTTCCTGGTCCTGCAGATGTTACTCCTCACCCACATTCTCCG GACACGCAACCCCAGCAGAAAGGCCATGTGGGCGTTGGCCATCTCCAATTTGTGCTTCATGCTGCCCTGGCAGTTTGCCCAGTTTGTGCTGCTTACCCAG GTGGCCTCGCTCTTTGCCTCGTACATCCTGGGATACATCAGCCCCACCAAAATGCAGTCCCTCCTAGTGACACACATG ATAACACTTGCCGTGTGCTTTGTTCTGATGTTTGGAAACTCCATGCTGCTGACATCATTCTACGCCTCCTCGCTGGTCTCCATTTGG GGAATAATTGCCCTGCGGGACAAATTTGCAGAAGCCTTCAAACCTGGCCTCATCACATGg GTCATGCTGGGCCTGGTATGTGTTGTCTCCACGGTCATTCTCAAGTTCATGCTGTCAGCTGTCTTTGGAGCCTCTGATGAT GCTCACATCAGTAGCTTAATAAAGTCCAAGTTTACCAGCTACAAGGACTTTGACACCATGATGTATACCTGTGCTGCTGAGTTTGACTTCATGGAAATTGAG ACCCCACTGCGCTACATCAAGACACTGCTGCTTCCCATCAACATGCTGGTGGTTGCTGTCATAGCAGGACGG ACCATCCAGGATGTTGTGAGGTtcctgagggaaggagagaagtatTCTGTCAAACCTGATGACGACGATGAACA GCCAGAAATGTTGGCAAAAGGAGAG CTGGTGTACCATAGCCTACAGTTGATAGCGTTTGTAGTGCTGGCGATGCTCATCATGCGTCTCAAGCTCTTCCTCACACCCCACATGTGCATCATGGCCTCCTTGATCTGCTCCAAACAG ttgTTTGGCTGGATGGGGGAGAAGTTCAAGCTCCAAGTGATGGTGTTTGGCATCCTGTCCATCATGGCCATGCAGGGTGCGGCCAACCTGCAGGCCCAGTGGGGCATCATGGGAGAATTCAGCAACCTACCCCAGGAGCAGCTGCTGGACTGGATCAGAGACAACACACCGCCCA ACTCTGTGTTTGCTGGAGCCATGCCCACCATGGCCAGTGTGAAGCTGTCAGCTGGCCGGCCCATCGTCAACCACCCACATTACGAGGACGCTGGACTGAG GGAGAGGACCAAGCTGGTGTATGCCATGTATAGCCGTAAGTCTGCCGAGGTGGTGAAGAGGAACCTGATGCAGATGGAGGTGGACTACTTTGTCCTGGAGGACTCGTGGTGCACCCGGCGCTCCAG GCCTGGCTGCAGCATGCCTGAGATCTGGGATGTGGAGGACCCTCAGAACGCTGGGAAAGTGCCCCTCTGTACGCTCATGTCCAGGGACTCCAGGCCCCACTTTGCCACTGTTTTTCACAACAACGTTTACAAAGTTCTAAAAGTTCCCAAAGCAACTAAAGAGCTCAGATAA
- the LOC135522222 gene encoding uncharacterized protein LOC135522222 isoform X1, with protein MFNPFLPVPEDPESPLMQSKRITSTMKDVIILSLLGILGMGRCSEDELVNVALRGKAAQSSTSYGGTAKRAIDGIWNPTYEYHSCSHTLGETSPWWRVDLLETYQVTSVTITNRDTFAERINGAEIRIGNSLENNGNSNPRCALISSIPAGGSTTFQCHGMQGQYVNVFLRGYMQYLTLCEVEVNAHPAPIEEMGPTQASELNLIVPVTDNVALKKTTRQSSQYSYMGGSNNAVDGRRLSMYKDKSCSRTKSQVNPWWRVDLQRAYNVTSITVTNIEDVDPEMIDGAEIHIGNSLQNNGNSNPLCAVISSYPAWEVMTFQCSGIEGRYVNVFLPGCNKHLSLCEVEVNVGSRPGEEQTLYDMNEHLSSDRKVQDMKRGQAILCPDHKTRYENAATGGIASQSSQWDMFGDANNAIDLSWTNRYLEGSCSHTKAEVDPWWRVDLSKTHNVTYVTITNRGDCCSDRISGAEIHVGDSLFNNGNSNPLCARIPYIPAGQSRTFPCGGISGRYVNILLPGKEKYLTLCEVEVQASTFQAGLPSTAPETAVTAPNLAWLWDLLISLGRPAIRKENLVSGGIEVHSSQYVSHGAASNATDRKRNPLYHVGSCSHTEAETNPWWRVDLLDTYQVTFVTITNRGDCCLHKINGAEIRIGNSLENNGTTNPLCAVISEMREGQPMDIPCNMEGHYVTIVLPGREKYLALCEVEVYGGK; from the exons ATGTTCAATCCATTTCTGCCCGTCCCTGAGGACCCAGAGTCCCCTCTAATGCAGAGCAAACGCATTACTTCCACG ATGAAAGACGTAATTATACTCTCCCTGCTGGGGATTCTGGGAATGGGAAGGTGCTCTGAAGATGAATTAG TGAATGTTGCTCTGAGGGGCAAAGCAGCCCAATCCTCCACATCCTATGGAGGCACTGCAAAAAGAGCCATTGATGGAATATGGAACCCAACTTACGAATATCACTCCTGCAGCCACACTTTGGGAGAGACCAGCCCCTGGTGGAGGGTGGACCTGCTGGAGACATACCAAGTCACCTCCGTCACCATCACCAACAGAGATACTTTTGCAGAGAGGATCAACGGGGCTGAGATCCGCATTGGAAATTCCCTGGAGAACAATGGCAACAGTAACCCCAG GTGTGCGTTGATATCTTCCATCCCCGCAGGGGGCTCCACCACATTTCAATGCCACGGGATGCAGGGGCAATACGTCAATGTGTTCCTCAGAGGATACATGCAATATCTGACCCTGTGTGAAGTGGAGGTGAATGCTCATCCTGCTCCTATTG AAGAAATGGGACCAACTCAAGCTTCAGAACTCAACTTAATTGTTCCTGTTACAG ACAATGTTGCCTTAAAGAAGACGACTCGCCAATCCTCCCAGTACTCCTACATGGGGGGCTCTAACAATGCCGTGGATGGAAGACGCCTCTCCATGTACAAAGACAAATCATGCAGCCGCACCAAGTCCCAAGTCAACCCATGGTGGAGGGTGGACTTGCAGCGAGCTTACAATGTCACCTCCATCACAGTCACAAACATTGAAGACGTTGATCCAGAGATGATCGATGGTGCTGAAATCCACATTGGAAACTCGCTGCAGAATAATGGCAACAGCAATCCATT GTGCGCTGTGATCTCCTCATATCCCGCGTGGGAGGTCATGACCTTTCAGTGCAGTGGGATCGAGGGTCGCTATGTGAACGTTTTCTTGCCGGGCTGCAATAAACACCTGTCACTGTGTGAGGTGGAGGTGAATGTGGGCAGCCGTCCTGGTGAGGAGCAGACATTATATG ATATGAATGAACATCTTTCCTCTG ACAGGAAGGTGCAAGATATGAAGAGAGGGCAAGCCATTCTATGCCCAGACCATAAGACTCGATATG AGAATGCAGCCACTGGTGGGATAGCCAGTCAGTCGTCACAGTGGGACATGTTTGGAGATGCCAACAATGCCATTGACCTGAGCTGGACCAACCGGTATCTGGAGGGGTCCTGCAGCCACACGAAAGCCGAGGTCGACCCCTGGTGGCGGGTGGACCTGAGCAAGACCCACAATGTCACCTACGTCACCATTACCAACAGAGGGGACTGCTGCTCAGACAGGATCAGTGGAGCAGAGATCCACGTTGGGGACTCACTGTTCAACAACGGCAATAGCAACCCACT GTGTGCCAGGATTCCATACATCCCTGCTGGGCAAAGCAGGACATTTCCGTGCGGTGGGATATCGGGGCGCTATGTCAACATTCTCCTCCCAGGAAAAGAGAAGTACTTGACTTTGTGTGAGGTGGAAGTGCAAGCAAGCACCTTTCAGGCAG GCCTGCCTTCAACTGCCCCCGAGACAGCTGTTACAGCTCCAAACCTGGCCTGGTTGTGGGATCTTCTGATATCCCTCGGAAGGCCGGCTATTCGGAAAG AGAATCTAGTCTCCGGTGGAATAGAGGTCCATTCCTCCCAGTATGTCAGCCACGGTGCTGCCAGCAATGCCACCGACAGGAAGCGTAACCCACTGTACCATGTTGGCTCCTGCAGCCACACGGAGGCAGAAACCAACCCCTGGTGGAGAGTGGACCTTTTGGACACATACCAAGTCACCTTTGTCACCATCACCAACAGAGGGGACTGCTGTCTCCACAAGATCAACGGGGCTGAGATCCGCATTGGAAACTCCCTGGAGAACAACGGCACGACCAATCCACT GTGTGCTGTGATCTCCGAGATGAGAGAAGGGCAGCCAATGGATATTCCATGTAACATGGAGGGACACTATGTCACTATCGTTCTCCCAGGCAGAGAGAAGTACCTGGCACTGTGCGAGGTAGAGGTGTATGGGGGAAAGTGA